The candidate division WOR-3 bacterium genome has a window encoding:
- a CDS encoding YCF48-related protein: MKNKYCLLLVILAFKIGTTQSVSLPWIWLNPLPSDNGFSDCYAIDSNTLFIVDYEQALVYKTTDGGLTWTTKWVPYPDSVSNYYRFLGIDFPTPNVGYIGGVSNSTAIILKTTDQGENWNYVLLGVSGGLYDIDFPQGNPDVGYAVGTQSIILKTTNGGANWVTQTNPGATNQVLRAVHFPINADTGYAVGGWNTYDTLYPLLLKTTDGGQNWIEQTSPVPGGYHSLYFCNNNIGYACGSIEGYGGTNPKAVIIKTTNGGNNWQLIYNKPNEYVKGIYFLTISLGFAFIVKASGGTYSSLIRKTTNGGNTWDSIIPPQRCAVHYKFSFSFANQQIGYGVGSDYDINFSPGRIFKTTNCGASWFSLKKGPDVTLWAVDFPENDQIGYAVGDSGYILKTSDGGLNWVRQFTGTAQRFRDVHFVNNLTGFAVGENGVLFKTTNGGNTWIPKNSTTTMRLNAVKFVNEQIGYIAGGGIWPFYDSGAVILKTTNGGDTWANQNIQYNTPIQDLFFFNGDTGYAVAGPSPEGAPTAAIIYKTTNGGQNWVVNYVPPQQQGKVFYAIDFPVNSQVGFVGGVIENQQVYKVKILKTTNSGSSWQQIIMEVSGDNSTSAIGTLSFRDNFIGYAAPVRSEYNNIYKTNDGGLTWRRHIVPTRHVIYDICAIKNTDIVYAVGPRGMILKTTNGGSVWIEEKNDDEKLVARNGNEILKVYPNPFRNNVHIRCRIHDTGYMIKIYDISGRVVKSFNLESCILNHESSITWFGDDNMGNNLPTGVYFIVPEDKSFSPVRVVKIR, from the coding sequence ATGAAAAATAAATATTGTTTGTTACTCGTCATATTAGCATTTAAAATAGGAACAACTCAATCGGTGAGTCTGCCCTGGATTTGGTTAAACCCGTTGCCATCGGATAACGGCTTTAGCGATTGCTATGCGATTGATAGCAACACTCTCTTTATTGTTGATTATGAGCAGGCTTTGGTATATAAGACCACCGACGGTGGGTTAACTTGGACCACAAAGTGGGTGCCGTATCCGGATAGTGTTTCTAACTACTATCGTTTTTTAGGCATTGATTTTCCTACGCCGAATGTCGGTTACATAGGTGGAGTAAGTAATAGTACTGCAATTATTCTTAAAACAACTGACCAGGGAGAAAATTGGAATTATGTTCTTTTAGGTGTCTCAGGAGGGCTTTATGATATTGACTTTCCACAGGGTAATCCAGATGTGGGTTATGCGGTTGGTACACAATCCATTATTTTAAAGACAACAAATGGGGGTGCAAACTGGGTGACACAAACAAATCCTGGGGCAACAAACCAGGTCTTAAGGGCCGTCCATTTTCCAATAAATGCCGATACTGGATATGCAGTTGGAGGGTGGAATACCTATGATACATTATATCCATTGCTACTTAAAACGACTGATGGCGGTCAAAACTGGATAGAACAGACAAGTCCTGTTCCTGGTGGCTATCATAGTTTATATTTTTGCAACAATAATATTGGATATGCCTGCGGAAGTATTGAAGGATACGGTGGCACAAATCCAAAGGCAGTAATAATCAAAACAACAAATGGTGGTAATAACTGGCAATTAATCTACAATAAACCTAATGAATATGTGAAAGGAATTTATTTTCTAACAATCTCGTTAGGATTTGCCTTTATAGTAAAGGCAAGTGGTGGCACATATTCGTCTCTAATCCGAAAAACTACAAACGGAGGTAATACCTGGGATTCTATTATTCCACCTCAAAGATGTGCTGTGCATTATAAATTCTCATTTAGTTTCGCCAATCAGCAGATTGGATATGGTGTGGGTTCTGATTATGATATTAATTTTAGTCCTGGGAGGATTTTCAAAACGACAAATTGCGGAGCATCGTGGTTTTCTCTTAAAAAAGGACCTGATGTTACACTTTGGGCGGTAGATTTTCCTGAAAATGACCAGATTGGATATGCGGTCGGTGACTCTGGATATATTCTTAAAACATCGGATGGCGGATTAAATTGGGTTCGGCAATTCACCGGAACTGCCCAAAGATTCAGGGATGTTCATTTCGTTAATAATCTGACAGGGTTTGCTGTAGGTGAAAACGGGGTTTTATTTAAGACTACTAATGGAGGGAATACTTGGATTCCTAAGAATTCCACTACCACGATGCGGTTGAATGCAGTAAAATTTGTGAATGAACAGATTGGATATATCGCAGGCGGCGGGATTTGGCCCTTTTATGATTCAGGAGCGGTAATATTAAAGACAACGAACGGCGGCGATACTTGGGCAAACCAAAACATACAGTATAACACGCCAATCCAGGATTTGTTTTTCTTTAACGGAGATACCGGTTATGCGGTTGCCGGTCCTTCGCCAGAAGGTGCGCCAACTGCTGCAATTATATATAAAACCACAAATGGAGGACAAAACTGGGTTGTGAATTATGTGCCACCGCAACAACAGGGGAAGGTTTTCTATGCGATAGACTTTCCTGTGAATAGTCAAGTCGGTTTCGTAGGTGGAGTTATAGAAAACCAGCAGGTCTATAAGGTGAAGATTTTAAAGACCACTAACAGCGGAAGTTCCTGGCAACAGATTATTATGGAGGTTTCTGGTGATAATTCAACAAGTGCGATAGGAACTTTGTCATTCCGAGATAATTTCATTGGCTATGCAGCACCCGTAAGGAGTGAATATAATAATATTTATAAAACGAACGACGGTGGGTTAACCTGGAGAAGACATATTGTACCAACACGCCATGTAATTTACGACATATGCGCTATCAAAAATACTGACATAGTTTATGCAGTTGGCCCCCGCGGCATGATTCTTAAAACGACAAACGGCGGTTCGGTCTGGATTGAAGAAAAAAATGATGATGAAAAATTGGTTGCAAGGAATGGAAATGAGATACTGAAGGTTTATCCAAATCCATTCAGGAACAATGTCCATATCAGATGCAGGATACACGATACAGGATACATGATAAAGATTTACGATATTTCGGGACGTGTTGTAAAATCTTTCAATCTTGAATCCTGTATCCTGAATCATGAATCCAGTATCACCTGGTTTGGAGATGACAATATGGGTAACAATTTGCCCACCGGAGTCTATTTTATCGTGCCTGAGGATAAGAGCTTTTCGCCCGTGCGGGTGGTGAAGATAAGATAA
- a CDS encoding serine hydrolase: MVNFLKVCKYLNNCVKYKKIPGAVLWVGNDKDVYIFEAFGYQQIFPKKEKLDKDTIYDLASLTKPLCTAMSVMLLFEEKEVKLNDCIEKYLPEFKNKPNGKKTIKELLTHTSGLPAWFPLYLLNPQERIDYLSRANTGKKEVIYSCLGYIILGLMIERITNQRLDVFCKEKIFKRLHLKNTMFNPSKKIKNIAPTELGNEHERQKAKEYGDILKIKWRDYLIKGEVHDGNCFYAFDGVSGNAGLFSNAENLAIIMRAYLNGEIVKPSTLRLMIKDWTGGKEKRGLGWWVNPYPGILSNSAFGHTGFTGTMIMADPKKNLIVILLSNSVHPEVHLGRMPKIRKKVVQLIVL; this comes from the coding sequence ATGGTAAACTTCCTTAAAGTCTGCAAATACTTAAACAATTGTGTAAAATATAAAAAAATTCCTGGGGCGGTGTTATGGGTTGGGAATGACAAAGATGTTTATATTTTTGAAGCCTTTGGTTATCAGCAAATTTTTCCTAAGAAAGAAAAATTAGATAAAGATACAATCTATGACCTTGCCTCGCTGACAAAACCTTTATGTACTGCAATGTCGGTTATGTTGCTATTTGAAGAAAAGGAGGTTAAACTTAATGACTGTATTGAAAAATATCTCCCTGAATTCAAAAACAAACCGAATGGTAAAAAGACAATAAAGGAATTACTCACCCACACCTCCGGTTTGCCCGCCTGGTTTCCCTTATATTTACTCAATCCACAGGAAAGGATTGATTATCTCTCCAGGGCGAATACAGGTAAAAAAGAAGTCATTTATTCCTGTTTAGGATATATCATTCTTGGATTGATGATTGAAAGAATTACAAATCAAAGGCTGGATGTATTTTGTAAAGAAAAAATATTTAAAAGATTGCATTTGAAAAATACAATGTTCAATCCATCAAAAAAAATAAAAAACATTGCTCCTACTGAGTTAGGAAACGAACATGAAAGACAAAAGGCAAAAGAATATGGTGATATATTAAAGATAAAATGGCGTGATTATTTGATCAAAGGCGAAGTACACGATGGAAATTGCTTCTACGCATTTGATGGTGTTTCTGGAAATGCAGGATTATTTTCTAATGCCGAAAACTTGGCTATAATAATGCGGGCATATTTAAATGGTGAGATTGTAAAACCGAGTACTTTGAGATTAATGATTAAAGACTGGACCGGGGGCAAAGAAAAAAGGGGGCTTGGCTGGTGGGTGAATCCCTATCCAGGAATTTTATCCAATTCAGCATTCGGACATACCGGATTCACCGGCACAATGATTATGGCTGACCCGAAGAAAAATTTAATAGTGATATTATTATCTAATAGCGTCCACCCAGAAGTACATCTCGGCAGGATGCCCAAGATAAGAAAAAAAGTTGTGCAACTTATTGTATTATAA
- a CDS encoding phosphotransferase has protein sequence MKELAEIIRESGYELVEEITTGGSERKFWRIKKGTSTYIFIWDENITEYVRILKHLNNKGIGVPKLIEHHHGYAIVEDLGKDSLYGLMRRRVANWLDFYKKAVVELVKLQVDGFPKAPVNNYYDSEHIIWEQNYFKQFFLKQYCQIPDEKIYEIEGDLELLRKKLVEAIKSISYFLMHRDYQSQNIFVKNGKIRIVDFQSARIGPLTYDLASLLKDAYVEIDEKSEDILITYYLNCLNKKGIKISKDNFLASYQLTAIQRHMQALGAFANLSLNKGKKHFKNYIPRALELLNEELKVSEFRNFHRLVSTVKRSFNGKLP, from the coding sequence ATGAAGGAATTAGCTGAAATAATTCGTGAATCTGGTTATGAACTCGTTGAAGAAATTACCACAGGTGGCTCGGAAAGAAAATTCTGGCGTATTAAGAAGGGAACTTCAACTTACATTTTTATATGGGATGAAAATATTACAGAGTATGTTAGAATCCTCAAACACCTCAATAACAAGGGCATCGGTGTTCCTAAATTGATTGAACACCACCATGGTTATGCGATTGTAGAAGATTTGGGTAAGGACTCGTTATATGGATTAATGCGTAGAAGGGTTGCAAATTGGTTGGACTTTTATAAAAAAGCAGTGGTCGAACTTGTGAAACTCCAGGTTGATGGCTTCCCCAAGGCTCCGGTAAATAATTATTACGACAGTGAGCATATAATCTGGGAGCAGAATTATTTTAAACAATTCTTTCTGAAGCAATATTGCCAGATACCCGATGAGAAAATTTATGAAATAGAAGGGGATTTAGAATTATTACGTAAAAAGCTCGTTGAGGCGATAAAATCAATAAGTTATTTTTTGATGCATAGGGATTATCAATCCCAGAACATTTTTGTAAAAAATGGTAAGATTAGAATTGTAGATTTTCAATCGGCGCGGATTGGCCCCTTAACCTATGACCTGGCATCGCTACTAAAGGATGCCTATGTGGAGATCGATGAAAAAAGCGAGGACATTCTGATAACCTATTATTTAAATTGTCTGAACAAAAAAGGAATAAAAATCTCAAAAGATAATTTTCTTGCATCCTATCAGCTTACTGCTATCCAAAGGCATATGCAAGCACTGGGGGCATTCGCCAATCTTTCTCTGAATAAAGGCAAAAAACATTTTAAAAATTATATCCCCCGCGCTTTGGAATTATTAAATGAGGAATTGAAAGTTAGTGAATTTCGTAATTTCCATAGGCTTGTTTCTACAGTTAAACGATCATTCAATGGTAAACTTCCTTAA
- a CDS encoding YCF48-related protein, translated as MNKYGKWFIVLIICLMQKVYAQSWEPVMPMNATVNINDLCFLNDGLHGWAVGSTSAGGEVYSVILRTVDGSNWSSIAFSDSNITGLTGVCFVNENIGWIVGSNGRIYKTTDGGNSWVAQASPTTRNLSKVHFIDSQHGWACGGWGDNTAYLVIRTTNGGTTWQNLSFGNTAYSCDDIYFVDSLNGWICGYDNTINGHIHRTTDGGLTWTRQTIPAGVGQVAAIDFPTVNKGWATTSSIYANPAGAILYTTDGGENWAIQGYTNLDYNNCLDCQDTMRIAISASQVLTPSSARVVVSTNGGNNWSSYSHLFNNYSMGIQYVGNNIWVTSNASQIIKSTNNGANWQWNYNAAGWKAIAWRDSSNGYLITGTDYGNDGYCLRSTDAGNNWFYDPNTPGGTKIQFKGLNYGWILKEGNSSGVYRTTNGGATWVYNSIGSSAWIGSIFFATQDSGWACGSNGTLRFTSNGGASWSSQSLGTSYYVSAVYFIDSQRGWACGGYGGDNGFIYYTSNGGATWNPQTPAQPDHFQVAYFVNQNLGILGSYNARVHRTTDGGTTWTVVQSLPHYTITDIIMKDTLNGWLLAHNYWGSSPGDDGRGFIYKTTDGGTSWIQSYVTPRIRSFLNDIAHHYGDVFWTCGYHSINLRYNPWTGISQQDLRRENRVQFQAVPNPFSRRTSIRFSLSHPASVEISIFNALGNRVNEIANKTMPSGTHEFIWNGRDWNGFSCANGLYFCVIRVDDYVETQKLILMK; from the coding sequence ATGAATAAATATGGTAAGTGGTTTATAGTATTAATAATCTGTCTCATGCAAAAAGTCTATGCTCAATCATGGGAGCCTGTTATGCCCATGAATGCAACTGTAAATATCAATGACCTGTGCTTTTTGAATGATGGTCTTCATGGATGGGCGGTTGGTTCGACAAGTGCTGGTGGCGAAGTTTATAGTGTGATACTGCGTACTGTAGACGGTTCTAACTGGTCAAGCATTGCTTTCAGCGACAGTAATATTACCGGGCTTACTGGTGTATGTTTTGTCAACGAAAATATTGGATGGATAGTAGGTAGTAATGGTCGTATTTATAAAACTACCGACGGAGGAAATAGCTGGGTAGCACAAGCCAGCCCGACAACCCGAAATCTATCTAAGGTTCATTTCATAGACTCGCAACATGGCTGGGCGTGTGGTGGCTGGGGTGATAACACGGCATATCTCGTAATTCGTACTACTAATGGTGGCACAACTTGGCAGAATCTTTCGTTCGGCAATACTGCTTATAGTTGTGATGACATCTATTTTGTTGATTCTCTAAACGGCTGGATCTGTGGCTACGACAATACAATAAATGGGCATATCCATCGCACAACCGATGGCGGTTTGACCTGGACTCGTCAAACCATACCCGCAGGTGTTGGACAGGTTGCGGCGATTGATTTTCCTACCGTGAACAAAGGCTGGGCAACGACTTCAAGCATATACGCAAATCCTGCTGGTGCGATTCTGTATACTACGGATGGTGGTGAGAACTGGGCAATACAGGGATATACAAATCTTGATTACAATAATTGTCTTGATTGTCAGGATACCATGCGCATTGCGATTTCGGCAAGTCAGGTTCTTACTCCATCATCAGCACGTGTGGTTGTTAGCACCAACGGAGGTAATAACTGGTCATCATACTCGCATTTGTTCAATAACTACTCAATGGGTATCCAGTATGTAGGTAATAATATCTGGGTGACCAGCAATGCAAGCCAGATAATCAAAAGCACGAATAACGGAGCAAACTGGCAATGGAATTACAATGCTGCGGGTTGGAAAGCCATTGCTTGGAGAGACTCTTCCAATGGTTATCTGATTACTGGAACTGATTATGGAAATGATGGCTATTGTTTGCGTTCAACTGATGCCGGTAATAACTGGTTTTATGACCCCAACACGCCAGGTGGTACCAAGATTCAATTTAAGGGTTTAAACTATGGATGGATATTAAAAGAAGGAAATTCCTCAGGTGTATACCGCACCACTAATGGCGGAGCAACATGGGTATACAATTCAATTGGTTCTTCAGCATGGATCGGTAGTATTTTCTTCGCAACCCAGGACTCAGGCTGGGCATGTGGGAGCAATGGTACACTGCGATTCACAAGTAATGGTGGGGCTTCCTGGTCAAGCCAATCACTCGGTACATCTTATTATGTAAGCGCGGTCTATTTTATCGACTCGCAGCGCGGTTGGGCATGCGGAGGTTATGGTGGGGATAATGGTTTTATTTACTACACGAGCAATGGTGGTGCGACATGGAATCCGCAAACACCGGCACAACCAGACCATTTTCAGGTTGCGTATTTTGTCAACCAGAATCTGGGTATACTTGGCTCATATAATGCAAGAGTACATCGTACTACAGACGGTGGTACAACCTGGACAGTGGTGCAGAGCCTTCCACATTATACGATTACCGATATAATAATGAAAGACACTTTGAATGGGTGGTTACTTGCTCATAATTATTGGGGTAGTAGCCCCGGGGATGACGGTAGGGGATTTATTTACAAAACAACGGATGGTGGTACAAGTTGGATACAGAGTTATGTGACCCCTCGTATTCGTTCTTTTTTAAACGACATTGCCCATCATTATGGTGATGTTTTCTGGACATGTGGATATCATTCCATCAATTTAAGATATAACCCGTGGACAGGTATATCACAGCAAGATTTACGCCGTGAAAATCGAGTTCAATTCCAGGCTGTACCAAACCCGTTCTCTCGAAGAACCTCAATTCGATTTTCGCTTTCTCACCCTGCATCAGTTGAGATTTCAATTTTCAATGCGCTCGGTAACCGTGTGAATGAGATTGCAAACAAAACGATGCCCTCGGGTACTCATGAATTTATATGGAACGGCAGGGATTGGAATGGTTTTAGTTGCGCGAACGGTCTTTATTTTTGCGTTATCAGAGTGGACGATTATGTTGAAACCCAGAAGCTGATCTTGATGAAGTAG
- a CDS encoding nucleotidyltransferase domain-containing protein, with amino-acid sequence MIKKRVIKHDIHSLISDLKEALYTDAEIIFAYIFGSYGIGKPTFLSDIDIACYLLTNRDQFTKKLALIEVITSALKTDEVDLVFLNNAPIVLCYQVLKTGKLLFSKDERLRLNFIKNVYDFYCDAEPLRVSAEANLIKRIKENQIGIRQ; translated from the coding sequence ATGATTAAAAAGAGGGTGATTAAACATGATATCCATTCCCTGATTTCGGATTTAAAGGAGGCGTTATATACTGATGCAGAGATAATTTTTGCCTACATTTTTGGGTCTTATGGTATTGGTAAACCAACATTCCTCAGTGATATTGATATAGCTTGTTATCTTTTGACAAATAGAGACCAGTTCACCAAAAAACTCGCGCTCATAGAAGTGATAACTTCTGCCCTTAAAACTGATGAGGTAGATTTAGTTTTTTTAAATAACGCACCGATTGTGCTATGCTATCAGGTATTAAAAACCGGCAAATTGTTATTCTCTAAAGATGAAAGACTACGGTTAAATTTTATAAAGAATGTATATGATTTTTATTGCGATGCCGAGCCATTAAGGGTTTCTGCTGAGGCAAATTTGATCAAAAGAATAAAGGAGAACCAAATTGGCATTAGGCAGTGA
- a CDS encoding DUF86 domain-containing protein — protein sequence MALGSDIVKRIERIEEALRRLEEIRQLSLDQFLNDWKSQDASLHNLQIAIEGCLDIGNYIIGLIGAKSPDTYVQIVEILGEEKVIPRDFLETAKNMARFRNIIVHDYLYLDLQKVYSFLLKLNDIRQFLRYLVEYLEMRR from the coding sequence TTGGCATTAGGCAGTGATATTGTCAAGCGAATTGAACGGATTGAAGAGGCCTTGAGAAGGCTTGAAGAGATAAGGCAATTATCCTTAGACCAATTCTTGAACGATTGGAAATCTCAAGATGCGAGTCTTCACAATCTTCAGATAGCAATTGAAGGGTGTCTGGACATTGGAAATTATATTATTGGTTTAATCGGGGCTAAGTCTCCGGATACCTATGTTCAGATTGTTGAAATTCTTGGAGAGGAAAAAGTTATACCGAGAGATTTTTTGGAGACCGCGAAAAATATGGCGAGATTTAGAAATATAATTGTCCACGATTATTTATATCTTGACCTTCAAAAGGTATATTCGTTTCTTTTAAAACTCAATGATATTCGCCAATTTCTCAGGTATTTAGTTGAGTACCTTGAGATGAGAAGATAA
- a CDS encoding helix-turn-helix domain-containing protein has translation MLHKNKVSFQTKIEAVKKYYKQGLSLRKTAEQFGISYKTLWFWIRRYNSGGIKALNRSPGRAGIPSTLAKKICMLKEREPGLTIIKATKILKQNGEKVSKNTVWRVWNRCYMIRRPLDNVLTTFCSKSDDLELKVKQAEDYLKQGKIKSAAKIINDLFYIPETDILLAIPDSMLSYRRRLDKLYLQVEKRFENTNFSDFAEDAKKIARTLEKENYYWSSMLAYFLVLIALTWLGRPREKLVIHSILHKRIKDVRDPALRFNFYHQLANTYLDLLMVHRARPAIEKCRRLLYQLPDALYWESFADMLSRTLNNITVHHCYMKAVEYAKDPIVRDRLNLKIASCLALMGDTKECRKYLNLCGSIKNSTVFSGSYWLANAYYHFSRGDIFRAREHYMNALKSATRDQILNRLIASSIGLAAVAMALNQPKEAMVYLLKYLPLVRKYRMYREMISLKSFAGMEVKIKPEVIKEMPRMKLLVLLNKARKTKKNGDYLKAINYASKKKYMGFFIQHIVFYPDLVLNVLSKGKSTKLPAAVLHLPIFNTKTYAYRINFLGKITVLSNQEYMKGRLSPKDAAILLFIVSRIYEPDKLLELCELYKNFWHNNPKPARLFSHSLVRIKKQLRIPSHYLEVKRQAGESYLINQNLYFTTDYQEFNETLARAKALQRAGEWGFARKEYLRAFRLFRGEPFKKNFDNWSVDMRFKILSQFETEAINFAKSCLEHGNKNDARKILQKVLKIIPDSEEARKLSDNLIV, from the coding sequence ATGTTGCACAAAAATAAAGTATCTTTTCAAACTAAGATTGAGGCAGTCAAAAAATATTATAAGCAGGGACTTTCTTTGCGTAAAACGGCTGAGCAATTTGGCATATCCTATAAAACACTCTGGTTTTGGATTCGTAGGTATAATTCTGGTGGTATAAAGGCACTTAATAGAAGCCCGGGGCGAGCCGGAATTCCATCCACATTAGCGAAAAAAATATGTATGTTGAAAGAAAGGGAACCTGGCTTAACAATCATTAAAGCAACCAAAATTCTTAAACAAAATGGCGAAAAAGTTTCTAAAAATACAGTTTGGCGCGTCTGGAACCGTTGTTATATGATAAGACGTCCATTAGATAATGTATTAACAACCTTCTGTTCAAAAAGTGACGATTTAGAATTGAAGGTAAAACAAGCTGAAGATTATTTGAAACAAGGGAAAATTAAAAGTGCGGCAAAAATTATTAATGACCTTTTTTACATACCGGAAACCGATATTTTATTGGCGATACCAGATTCTATGCTATCATACCGCCGTAGACTGGATAAACTTTACCTACAAGTTGAAAAAAGATTTGAAAATACCAATTTTTCCGATTTTGCTGAAGATGCGAAAAAAATTGCAAGGACGCTTGAGAAAGAGAACTATTATTGGTCCTCAATGCTGGCATACTTTCTTGTTCTTATTGCATTAACCTGGTTGGGACGTCCCAGGGAAAAACTTGTGATACATTCTATTCTTCATAAAAGAATCAAAGATGTGCGTGACCCCGCACTACGCTTTAATTTTTATCATCAACTTGCAAATACCTATCTTGATTTGTTGATGGTTCATCGTGCCCGTCCTGCAATTGAAAAATGCCGGCGATTGTTATATCAACTTCCCGACGCACTGTACTGGGAATCCTTTGCTGATATGCTTTCTCGTACATTAAATAACATCACTGTTCACCACTGCTATATGAAGGCGGTTGAGTACGCAAAAGACCCTATTGTGCGAGACCGTCTTAATTTGAAGATCGCAAGTTGCTTAGCTTTAATGGGTGACACCAAAGAATGCCGAAAATATCTAAATCTTTGCGGGTCAATTAAAAATTCTACAGTATTTAGTGGAAGTTACTGGTTGGCAAACGCCTATTATCATTTTAGCCGTGGGGATATTTTCCGAGCGCGTGAGCACTATATGAATGCACTAAAGAGCGCGACCCGTGACCAGATTCTGAATAGATTGATTGCATCATCCATCGGGTTAGCTGCGGTAGCGATGGCTTTAAACCAACCAAAAGAGGCAATGGTTTATCTTCTGAAATATCTTCCGCTGGTCAGAAAATACAGAATGTACCGTGAAATGATCTCTTTGAAAAGTTTTGCTGGTATGGAAGTAAAAATCAAACCTGAGGTAATTAAAGAAATGCCCAGAATGAAACTATTAGTATTACTAAACAAAGCACGGAAAACAAAGAAAAACGGAGATTATCTAAAGGCTATAAATTATGCATCAAAGAAAAAGTATATGGGCTTTTTTATACAACACATTGTTTTCTATCCTGATCTTGTTCTTAATGTACTCTCTAAAGGCAAATCTACCAAATTACCCGCAGCTGTCCTACATTTGCCTATTTTTAATACAAAAACTTATGCTTATCGCATCAATTTTTTAGGGAAAATTACCGTCTTAAGTAATCAAGAATATATGAAAGGACGATTAAGTCCAAAAGATGCTGCAATACTTCTATTTATTGTATCCAGAATATACGAACCTGACAAATTATTGGAATTATGTGAACTATATAAAAATTTCTGGCACAATAATCCTAAACCAGCACGGCTTTTTTCCCATAGTTTAGTGCGGATAAAGAAGCAACTAAGGATTCCTTCCCATTATTTAGAGGTAAAAAGGCAGGCTGGTGAATCTTATTTGATCAATCAAAATCTTTATTTTACCACTGACTATCAGGAATTCAACGAGACCCTTGCACGGGCAAAGGCACTACAGCGGGCAGGGGAATGGGGTTTTGCTCGCAAAGAGTATTTGCGGGCATTTAGACTATTCCGTGGCGAACCGTTTAAGAAGAACTTTGATAACTGGTCGGTGGATATGAGATTTAAGATTTTGAGCCAGTTTGAGACTGAAGCGATAAATTTTGCCAAGAGCTGTCTTGAACATGGAAATAAAAATGACGCGCGAAAAATTTTGCAAAAGGTTTTGAAAATAATCCCTGATTCAGAAGAAGCAAGGAAATTGTCAGATAATCTTATAGTCTGA